A genomic segment from Alteribacillus bidgolensis encodes:
- a CDS encoding SulP family inorganic anion transporter produces MTVGMRQRSSALLNLPGDYSRNSLKQDIVSGLTVFIMLVPQGMAYALLAGLPPVMGLYASTIPLIIYALFGSSRQLAVGPVAMASILIFSGVSLYAEPQSSEYITLVLLLTLMVGVMQFVLGAINAGALIKFISQNVINGFTSAVAITIGLSQLGNFFGIDMPSQNQLVPLLMSLFQNISTIHVPTTVIGVSSLVVLMGLRKRAKRLPLPLLVVVFNIFIVLFFRLDRVGVSIVGDVPKGFPGLSLPSLDLSSMQVLLPTALTIALIAMMESLAITKTLAGKDSPPLNVNKELRAIGLSNMAGSLFSAYAVTGSFSRSAVNHRAGAVSQVSMIVTAVGVTLTLLFLTPLFYYLPKAALAAIILSAVVGLINIPSLRYAFRVKPSDGGVWIVTFAATLLIGIQWGLLIGVGVSLCILINRISYPHIVELGWDNKSRSYRDLQRFSKAKRIPQAILLRIDARIHFSNVSYVEEVIESKIYDAGNNTDEPIDVVIDMGGVNDIDTMGIDALERLIQKYKTHKDIQIWFVQLKGPVRDLLQRAGWDRRYPAVISYLSLEQFLKGRQQSVDYMI; encoded by the coding sequence ATGACAGTTGGAATGCGTCAAAGATCATCAGCTTTATTAAACCTTCCGGGAGACTATAGCCGTAACTCATTAAAACAGGATATTGTGTCTGGACTAACCGTATTTATCATGCTGGTGCCACAGGGAATGGCCTATGCGCTGCTGGCCGGTCTGCCGCCGGTGATGGGGCTGTATGCGTCAACAATTCCGCTTATTATCTATGCACTTTTTGGTTCCTCCCGTCAGTTAGCTGTCGGTCCTGTGGCGATGGCATCGATTTTAATTTTTTCTGGTGTCTCGCTTTATGCCGAGCCGCAGAGCTCAGAGTACATTACACTCGTCCTTTTATTAACGCTGATGGTCGGGGTGATGCAATTTGTGTTAGGGGCCATTAACGCAGGGGCATTGATCAAATTTATTTCTCAAAATGTAATTAACGGATTCACTTCAGCGGTTGCGATTACGATTGGGTTAAGTCAATTGGGTAATTTTTTCGGCATAGATATGCCAAGTCAAAACCAGCTCGTTCCTCTGTTAATGTCCCTATTTCAAAACATCTCTACTATTCACGTACCGACGACGGTTATTGGGGTCAGCAGCTTGGTCGTATTGATGGGGCTGCGAAAAAGAGCGAAGCGGTTGCCGCTCCCTTTACTTGTCGTTGTTTTTAATATTTTCATTGTTTTATTTTTTCGTTTGGATAGAGTCGGCGTCAGCATAGTTGGTGATGTGCCAAAAGGGTTTCCTGGTTTATCTCTTCCTTCCTTGGATCTTTCTTCGATGCAGGTATTACTGCCAACTGCGTTAACCATTGCGTTAATTGCCATGATGGAGTCGCTCGCAATTACGAAAACGCTCGCTGGAAAAGACAGCCCTCCGTTAAACGTCAATAAAGAACTGCGGGCAATAGGCCTTTCCAATATGGCTGGCTCTCTGTTTTCGGCTTATGCGGTCACTGGTAGTTTTTCGCGAAGTGCGGTGAACCATCGGGCTGGAGCAGTATCTCAAGTATCGATGATCGTAACGGCGGTCGGAGTAACACTAACCTTATTGTTTTTAACACCGCTGTTCTACTATTTGCCTAAGGCAGCGCTCGCGGCGATCATTCTGTCTGCTGTCGTTGGTCTTATTAATATTCCTTCTTTACGCTATGCTTTTCGGGTAAAACCGTCAGATGGAGGGGTCTGGATCGTCACATTTGCGGCTACGCTGTTGATTGGGATTCAATGGGGGCTGTTAATCGGAGTAGGGGTATCATTATGTATATTAATAAACCGCATATCCTACCCTCATATTGTAGAACTTGGCTGGGATAATAAAAGCAGAAGTTACCGGGACTTACAGCGCTTTTCTAAGGCAAAACGAATACCGCAGGCGATTCTGCTTCGGATCGACGCCAGAATACATTTTTCTAATGTAAGCTATGTCGAAGAGGTTATTGAATCGAAGATATACGACGCAGGGAATAACACAGACGAACCGATTGACGTAGTGATTGATATGGGCGGGGTCAATGATATTGACACCATGGGAATTGATGCATTGGAGAGGCTCATCCAAAAATATAAAACGCATAAGGATATTCAAATATGGTTCGTGCAGCTAAAAGGGCCCGTCCGTGATTTATTACAGCGTGCCGGATGGGACCGGCGCTATCCGGCAGTTATCAGCTATCTGTCCCTTGAACAGTTTTTGAAAGGGAGACAACAGTCGGTAGATTATATGATATGA
- a CDS encoding DUF523 domain-containing protein: MILVSSCLAGLEVRYDGSHCLHTKLNQLVEENKAVTVCPELLGGFSTPREPAEIIGGDGEDVLDGKAEVVEKSGRIVTDLYMKGAYTALEEAVKIDVAAVVLKENSPSCGSSFIYNGEFKGKKATGNGVTAALLKRNGFQVMSEEEFAETYIGKKG, encoded by the coding sequence GTGATATTAGTAAGTTCTTGTTTAGCCGGGTTAGAAGTAAGGTACGACGGCAGCCATTGTTTACACACTAAGCTCAATCAATTAGTCGAAGAGAATAAAGCTGTAACTGTCTGCCCTGAATTGCTTGGAGGATTTTCTACCCCAAGAGAACCTGCTGAAATCATTGGGGGGGACGGGGAAGATGTATTAGATGGAAAAGCTGAAGTGGTTGAAAAATCAGGAAGGATTGTAACGGACCTCTACATGAAAGGGGCTTATACTGCATTAGAAGAAGCTGTCAAAATCGATGTAGCAGCAGTAGTGTTAAAGGAGAACAGTCCATCCTGCGGCAGTTCGTTCATATATAATGGTGAGTTTAAGGGAAAAAAAGCCACTGGAAATGGAGTAACCGCTGCTTTGTTGAAAAGAAATGGCTTTCAAGTCATGTCAGAAGAAGAATTTGCTGAAACTTATATTGGAAAGAAGGGTTGA
- a CDS encoding ROK family transcriptional regulator, with translation MVEEFLRQRSSKFNGMKEVYCCIHQHGLITKAELLKRTNMKQTTVVRHLDALIQYGLIRIEHYEESSGGRPPALYAIDPKAAFIIGIDLSRVETAITIVDMSFAPVANYTFQMTEDHTPAYTISVLKKEIAALLKDNEMEKKDILGIGLGTVGPLDRQKGIMYPEAFVAPGWNEVPIVHEIKQAFQTDVFLENGANTAALYESINNPEFNKTILYCISGWGLRCGVLTNGTIMQSRKGDASSFGEMIIDTKSNRTLSSYISYNSILEEAEKKINAGEKTIHFYPEKYHKKNEKMDHLLHALMKGDPLIENVVLQSAYYFGVGIANMVNVLHPEVVVLNSDLIRIYPAFYEKVVKTAETFIFQLNKQHLHFHVAQPTANAVSIGACVLAFQSHFK, from the coding sequence GTGGTAGAAGAATTTTTACGTCAGCGTTCATCTAAATTTAATGGAATGAAAGAAGTTTACTGTTGTATTCACCAGCATGGACTCATTACCAAGGCAGAGCTCTTAAAGCGGACAAACATGAAACAGACGACCGTTGTCAGACATTTAGATGCGTTAATACAATACGGTTTGATTCGCATTGAACACTACGAAGAATCTTCAGGCGGGAGGCCTCCTGCACTGTATGCGATCGATCCGAAAGCTGCTTTTATTATCGGAATTGATTTGTCACGAGTAGAGACGGCTATTACTATTGTAGATATGTCATTTGCCCCTGTCGCAAATTATACATTTCAAATGACAGAAGATCATACCCCTGCATACACCATATCTGTACTCAAGAAAGAAATAGCTGCTCTTTTAAAAGATAATGAAATGGAAAAAAAAGATATATTAGGCATAGGTTTAGGAACGGTAGGACCATTAGATCGGCAAAAAGGCATCATGTACCCTGAAGCATTTGTGGCACCAGGCTGGAATGAAGTGCCGATTGTCCACGAGATCAAACAAGCGTTTCAAACAGATGTGTTTCTTGAAAACGGAGCCAATACGGCAGCGTTGTATGAGTCTATAAACAATCCGGAGTTTAACAAGACGATCCTTTATTGCATTAGCGGCTGGGGCCTTCGCTGTGGGGTATTGACGAATGGTACTATCATGCAGAGCCGAAAAGGGGACGCCAGCTCTTTTGGAGAAATGATAATAGATACGAAATCGAACAGGACATTGTCTTCGTATATTTCATATAATTCTATTTTAGAAGAAGCAGAAAAAAAGATAAATGCTGGAGAAAAGACAATACACTTTTACCCCGAAAAATATCATAAAAAAAATGAAAAAATGGATCATTTACTACACGCATTAATGAAAGGAGATCCTTTGATTGAAAACGTCGTTTTGCAGTCTGCGTATTATTTCGGAGTGGGGATTGCCAATATGGTGAATGTCTTACACCCGGAAGTAGTCGTTTTGAATAGTGATCTCATAAGAATATATCCGGCATTCTATGAAAAAGTTGTTAAAACGGCAGAAACGTTCATTTTTCAACTAAATAAGCAGCATCTGCATTTTCACGTGGCTCAACCCACCGCAAATGCGGTTTCAATCGGAGCTTGTGTGTTAGCCTTTCAATCACATTTTAAATAA